A genome region from Astyanax mexicanus isolate ESR-SI-001 chromosome 19, AstMex3_surface, whole genome shotgun sequence includes the following:
- the gtpbp1 gene encoding GTP-binding protein 1 isoform X3 — MASITAADPGLNPGPMSSAESLVPASMFAPPSRGCGEDGGPECFEDGEALNGEAGDHGVDFSSKLALVSPNGEQYDSLLRQLRERMDEGCGETIYVVGVGSDGGDYGLNESDMEASVATVQSLCEQIEADLILLRERTESGGQVRDYLIRRRVGEADFLEVRVAVVGNVDAGKSTLLGVLTHGELDNGRGFARQKLFRHKHEMESGRTSSVGNDILGFDQEGQVVNKPDSHGGSLDWTKICEKSSKVITFIDLAGHEKYLKTTVFGMTGHLPDFCMLMVGSNAGIVGMTKEHLGLALALNVPVFVVVTKIDMCPANILQETLKLLQRLLKSPGCRKIPVLVQNKDDVIVTASNFSSERMCPIFQISNVTGENMDLLKMFLNLLSSRTSFKDDEPAEFQIDDTYSVPGVGTVVSGTTLRGLIRLNDTMLLGPDPLGAFISIAVKSIHRKRMPVKEVRGGQTASFALKKIKRSSIRKGMVMVSPRLNPQASWEFEAEILVLHHPTTISPRYQAMVHCGSIRQTATILTMNRDCLRTGDKATVHFRFIKTPEYLHTDQRLVFREGRTKAVGTITKLLQSTNNQPSNSKPPQIKMQSTKKILPKKEDGTAPTNEEAVSTSTVASTVTTAAATEGEEDPQTKEGNKENKPKSGGRRRGGQRHKSKSQANSTAPPAGAVGSC; from the exons TCACGGAGTGGACTTCTCTAGCAAG TTGGCTCTTGTCAGTCCTAATGGAGAACAGTACGACTCATTACTGCGGCAGCTCCGGGAGAGGATGGACGAGGGCTGTGGGGAGACCATTTACGTGGTGGGCGTAGGTTCTG ATGGAGGGGACTATGGTCTTAATGAGAGCGATATGGAAGCGTCTGTGGCCACGGTACAGTCTCTATGTGAGCAGATTGAGGCGGACCTCATCCTGCTGAGAGAGCGTACCGAGTCAGGAGGCCAGGTTAGAGATTACCTCATTCGACGTCGGGTGGGAGAGGCTGACTTTTTGGAGGTCAG ggTGGCTGTGGTAGGGAATGTGGATGCGGGTAAAAGTACCCTCCTTGGCGTGTTGACACATGGAGAGCTGGATAACGGCCGTGGCTTCGCTCGGCAGAAGCTCTTCAGGCACAAGCACGAGATGGAGAGCGGCCGGACCAGCAGCGTGGGAAACGACATCCTGGGCTTCGATCAGGAGGGGCAGGTGGTCAACAAGCCCGACAGCCATGGAGGCAGCCTGGACTGGACCAAGATCTGCGAGAAGTCTTCTAAAGTCATCACCTTTATCGACCTTGCCGGCCATGAGAAATATCTGAAGACCACCGTGTTTGGCATGACTGGCCACCTACCAGACTTCTGCATGCTGATG GTGGGCAGCAATGCAGGGATTGTTGGCATGACCAAAGAGCATCTGGGTTTAGCGCTGGCTCTCAATGTGCCTGTGTTTGTGGTGGTCACCAAGATAGACATGTGTCCAGCTAACATTCTCCAAG AAACCCTGAAGCTGCTGCAGAGATTACTGAAGTCTCCAGGCTGCAGAAAGATCCCGGTCCTGGTCCAGAACAAAGATGATGTCATAGTCACAGCATCCAACTTTAGCTCTGAAAG AATGTGTCCCATTTTCCAGATTTCTAATGTCACAGGGGAGAACATGGACCTCCTAAAGATGTTCTTGAACCTGCTGTCCTCCAGAACGTCATTTAAAGACGATGAGCCTGCTGAGTTCCAGATAGATGACACCTATTCAGTACca GGTGTCGGCACTGTAGTATCGGGAACTACTCTACGTGGATTGATTCGACTAAATGACACCATGCTGCTGGGGCCAGATCCTCTGGGTGCCTTCATCTCTATAGCTGTCAAATCCATCCACCGCAAGAGGATGCCTGTAAAAGAAGTCCGTGGCGGACAGACTGCCTCCTTTGCTCTGAAAAAG aTAAAGCGCTCTTCAATAAGAAAAGGGATGGTGATGGTGTCTCCCCGACTAAACCCACAGGCATCATGGGAGTTTGAGGCAGAGATACTAGTGCTTCACCACCCAACGACAATCTCGCCAAGATACCAGGCCATGG tgcattgcggCAGCATTAGACAAACGGCAACTATCCTGACCATGAACCGAGACTGCCTACGAACAGGGGACAAAGCCACAGTCCACTTCCGCTTCATCAAAACCCCCGAGTATCTACACACAGACCAGAGACTGGTCTTCAGGGAGGGAAGGACCAAAGCTGTTGGCACCATCACTAAG CTTCTACAATCAACAAATAACCAGCCTTCAAACTCAAAACCCCCACAGATCAAAATGCagtcaacaaaaaaaatcctaCCCAAGAAGGAGGACGGCACGGCGCCAACCAATGAGGAGGCAGTTAGTACCAGCACAGTAGCTAGTACAGTAACAACAGCGGcggca ACAGAGGGGGAGGAAGACCCTCAGACTAAGGAGGGCAACAAAGAGAACAAG CCAAAGTCCGGAGGCAGGCGACGAGGAGGCCAGAGGCATAAAAGCAAATCTCAAGCTAACTCCACAGCCCCCCCTGCTGGTGCAGTAGGGAGCTGCTAA
- the gtpbp1 gene encoding GTP-binding protein 1 isoform X1 produces the protein MASITAADPGLNPGPMSSAESLVPASMFAPPSRGCGEDGGPECFEDGEALNGEAGDHGVDFSSKLALVSPNGEQYDSLLRQLRERMDEGCGETIYVVGVGSDGGDYGLNESDMEASVATVQSLCEQIEADLILLRERTESGGQVRDYLIRRRVGEADFLEVRVAVVGNVDAGKSTLLGVLTHGELDNGRGFARQKLFRHKHEMESGRTSSVGNDILGFDQEGQVVNKPDSHGGSLDWTKICEKSSKVITFIDLAGHEKYLKTTVFGMTGHLPDFCMLMVGSNAGIVGMTKEHLGLALALNVPVFVVVTKIDMCPANILQETLKLLQRLLKSPGCRKIPVLVQNKDDVIVTASNFSSERMCPIFQISNVTGENMDLLKMFLNLLSSRTSFKDDEPAEFQIDDTYSVPGVGTVVSGTTLRGLIRLNDTMLLGPDPLGAFISIAVKSIHRKRMPVKEVRGGQTASFALKKIKRSSIRKGMVMVSPRLNPQASWEFEAEILVLHHPTTISPRYQAMVHCGSIRQTATILTMNRDCLRTGDKATVHFRFIKTPEYLHTDQRLVFREGRTKAVGTITKLLQSTNNQPSNSKPPQIKMQSTKKILPKKEDGTAPTNEEAVSTSTVASTVTTAAAASAAATTAAAAAAAQQPKSGGRRRGGQRHKSKSQANSTAPPAGAVGSC, from the exons TCACGGAGTGGACTTCTCTAGCAAG TTGGCTCTTGTCAGTCCTAATGGAGAACAGTACGACTCATTACTGCGGCAGCTCCGGGAGAGGATGGACGAGGGCTGTGGGGAGACCATTTACGTGGTGGGCGTAGGTTCTG ATGGAGGGGACTATGGTCTTAATGAGAGCGATATGGAAGCGTCTGTGGCCACGGTACAGTCTCTATGTGAGCAGATTGAGGCGGACCTCATCCTGCTGAGAGAGCGTACCGAGTCAGGAGGCCAGGTTAGAGATTACCTCATTCGACGTCGGGTGGGAGAGGCTGACTTTTTGGAGGTCAG ggTGGCTGTGGTAGGGAATGTGGATGCGGGTAAAAGTACCCTCCTTGGCGTGTTGACACATGGAGAGCTGGATAACGGCCGTGGCTTCGCTCGGCAGAAGCTCTTCAGGCACAAGCACGAGATGGAGAGCGGCCGGACCAGCAGCGTGGGAAACGACATCCTGGGCTTCGATCAGGAGGGGCAGGTGGTCAACAAGCCCGACAGCCATGGAGGCAGCCTGGACTGGACCAAGATCTGCGAGAAGTCTTCTAAAGTCATCACCTTTATCGACCTTGCCGGCCATGAGAAATATCTGAAGACCACCGTGTTTGGCATGACTGGCCACCTACCAGACTTCTGCATGCTGATG GTGGGCAGCAATGCAGGGATTGTTGGCATGACCAAAGAGCATCTGGGTTTAGCGCTGGCTCTCAATGTGCCTGTGTTTGTGGTGGTCACCAAGATAGACATGTGTCCAGCTAACATTCTCCAAG AAACCCTGAAGCTGCTGCAGAGATTACTGAAGTCTCCAGGCTGCAGAAAGATCCCGGTCCTGGTCCAGAACAAAGATGATGTCATAGTCACAGCATCCAACTTTAGCTCTGAAAG AATGTGTCCCATTTTCCAGATTTCTAATGTCACAGGGGAGAACATGGACCTCCTAAAGATGTTCTTGAACCTGCTGTCCTCCAGAACGTCATTTAAAGACGATGAGCCTGCTGAGTTCCAGATAGATGACACCTATTCAGTACca GGTGTCGGCACTGTAGTATCGGGAACTACTCTACGTGGATTGATTCGACTAAATGACACCATGCTGCTGGGGCCAGATCCTCTGGGTGCCTTCATCTCTATAGCTGTCAAATCCATCCACCGCAAGAGGATGCCTGTAAAAGAAGTCCGTGGCGGACAGACTGCCTCCTTTGCTCTGAAAAAG aTAAAGCGCTCTTCAATAAGAAAAGGGATGGTGATGGTGTCTCCCCGACTAAACCCACAGGCATCATGGGAGTTTGAGGCAGAGATACTAGTGCTTCACCACCCAACGACAATCTCGCCAAGATACCAGGCCATGG tgcattgcggCAGCATTAGACAAACGGCAACTATCCTGACCATGAACCGAGACTGCCTACGAACAGGGGACAAAGCCACAGTCCACTTCCGCTTCATCAAAACCCCCGAGTATCTACACACAGACCAGAGACTGGTCTTCAGGGAGGGAAGGACCAAAGCTGTTGGCACCATCACTAAG CTTCTACAATCAACAAATAACCAGCCTTCAAACTCAAAACCCCCACAGATCAAAATGCagtcaacaaaaaaaatcctaCCCAAGAAGGAGGACGGCACGGCGCCAACCAATGAGGAGGCAGTTAGTACCAGCACAGTAGCTAGTACAGTAACAACAGCGGcggcagcatcagcagcagcaacaacagcagcagcagcagcagcagcacaacaa CCAAAGTCCGGAGGCAGGCGACGAGGAGGCCAGAGGCATAAAAGCAAATCTCAAGCTAACTCCACAGCCCCCCCTGCTGGTGCAGTAGGGAGCTGCTAA
- the gtpbp1 gene encoding GTP-binding protein 1 isoform X2, producing MASITAADPGLNPGPMSSAESLVPASMFAPPSRGCGEDGGPECFEDGEALNGEAGDHGVDFSSKLALVSPNGEQYDSLLRQLRERMDEGCGETIYVVGVGSDGGDYGLNESDMEASVATVQSLCEQIEADLILLRERTESGGQVRDYLIRRRVGEADFLEVRVAVVGNVDAGKSTLLGVLTHGELDNGRGFARQKLFRHKHEMESGRTSSVGNDILGFDQEGQVVNKPDSHGGSLDWTKICEKSSKVITFIDLAGHEKYLKTTVFGMTGHLPDFCMLMVGSNAGIVGMTKEHLGLALALNVPVFVVVTKIDMCPANILQETLKLLQRLLKSPGCRKIPVLVQNKDDVIVTASNFSSERMCPIFQISNVTGENMDLLKMFLNLLSSRTSFKDDEPAEFQIDDTYSVPGVGTVVSGTTLRGLIRLNDTMLLGPDPLGAFISIAVKSIHRKRMPVKEVRGGQTASFALKKIKRSSIRKGMVMVSPRLNPQASWEFEAEILVLHHPTTISPRYQAMVHCGSIRQTATILTMNRDCLRTGDKATVHFRFIKTPEYLHTDQRLVFREGRTKAVGTITKIKMQSTKKILPKKEDGTAPTNEEAVSTSTVASTVTTAAAASAAATTAAAAAAAQQPKSGGRRRGGQRHKSKSQANSTAPPAGAVGSC from the exons TCACGGAGTGGACTTCTCTAGCAAG TTGGCTCTTGTCAGTCCTAATGGAGAACAGTACGACTCATTACTGCGGCAGCTCCGGGAGAGGATGGACGAGGGCTGTGGGGAGACCATTTACGTGGTGGGCGTAGGTTCTG ATGGAGGGGACTATGGTCTTAATGAGAGCGATATGGAAGCGTCTGTGGCCACGGTACAGTCTCTATGTGAGCAGATTGAGGCGGACCTCATCCTGCTGAGAGAGCGTACCGAGTCAGGAGGCCAGGTTAGAGATTACCTCATTCGACGTCGGGTGGGAGAGGCTGACTTTTTGGAGGTCAG ggTGGCTGTGGTAGGGAATGTGGATGCGGGTAAAAGTACCCTCCTTGGCGTGTTGACACATGGAGAGCTGGATAACGGCCGTGGCTTCGCTCGGCAGAAGCTCTTCAGGCACAAGCACGAGATGGAGAGCGGCCGGACCAGCAGCGTGGGAAACGACATCCTGGGCTTCGATCAGGAGGGGCAGGTGGTCAACAAGCCCGACAGCCATGGAGGCAGCCTGGACTGGACCAAGATCTGCGAGAAGTCTTCTAAAGTCATCACCTTTATCGACCTTGCCGGCCATGAGAAATATCTGAAGACCACCGTGTTTGGCATGACTGGCCACCTACCAGACTTCTGCATGCTGATG GTGGGCAGCAATGCAGGGATTGTTGGCATGACCAAAGAGCATCTGGGTTTAGCGCTGGCTCTCAATGTGCCTGTGTTTGTGGTGGTCACCAAGATAGACATGTGTCCAGCTAACATTCTCCAAG AAACCCTGAAGCTGCTGCAGAGATTACTGAAGTCTCCAGGCTGCAGAAAGATCCCGGTCCTGGTCCAGAACAAAGATGATGTCATAGTCACAGCATCCAACTTTAGCTCTGAAAG AATGTGTCCCATTTTCCAGATTTCTAATGTCACAGGGGAGAACATGGACCTCCTAAAGATGTTCTTGAACCTGCTGTCCTCCAGAACGTCATTTAAAGACGATGAGCCTGCTGAGTTCCAGATAGATGACACCTATTCAGTACca GGTGTCGGCACTGTAGTATCGGGAACTACTCTACGTGGATTGATTCGACTAAATGACACCATGCTGCTGGGGCCAGATCCTCTGGGTGCCTTCATCTCTATAGCTGTCAAATCCATCCACCGCAAGAGGATGCCTGTAAAAGAAGTCCGTGGCGGACAGACTGCCTCCTTTGCTCTGAAAAAG aTAAAGCGCTCTTCAATAAGAAAAGGGATGGTGATGGTGTCTCCCCGACTAAACCCACAGGCATCATGGGAGTTTGAGGCAGAGATACTAGTGCTTCACCACCCAACGACAATCTCGCCAAGATACCAGGCCATGG tgcattgcggCAGCATTAGACAAACGGCAACTATCCTGACCATGAACCGAGACTGCCTACGAACAGGGGACAAAGCCACAGTCCACTTCCGCTTCATCAAAACCCCCGAGTATCTACACACAGACCAGAGACTGGTCTTCAGGGAGGGAAGGACCAAAGCTGTTGGCACCATCACTAAG ATCAAAATGCagtcaacaaaaaaaatcctaCCCAAGAAGGAGGACGGCACGGCGCCAACCAATGAGGAGGCAGTTAGTACCAGCACAGTAGCTAGTACAGTAACAACAGCGGcggcagcatcagcagcagcaacaacagcagcagcagcagcagcagcacaacaa CCAAAGTCCGGAGGCAGGCGACGAGGAGGCCAGAGGCATAAAAGCAAATCTCAAGCTAACTCCACAGCCCCCCCTGCTGGTGCAGTAGGGAGCTGCTAA